The Juglans regia cultivar Chandler chromosome 2, Walnut 2.0, whole genome shotgun sequence genome includes a window with the following:
- the LOC109011278 gene encoding uncharacterized protein LOC109011278 yields MGDFSIQISGNLLNQLADDTEKPKKTKKIKANVRGPKPQTNVNQKEITDDSETLKGAAATRWPLQPPLFLPVNPPAQSAYTELDAIRSILQDSERVIGRLQKQEDSMAQEVTQRAKDLRDKEFKLPYQKPMPCLAENDAWLACYKEHPKDLLKCAPLVRNFESCIRRARQQVSPAE; encoded by the coding sequence ATGGGTGATTTTTCAATTCAGATTAGCGGCAACCTCCTTAATCAGCTTGCTGATGACACCGAAAAgccaaagaaaacaaaaaaaattaaagctaaTGTACGAGGGCCTAAGCCCCAAACTAATGTAAATCAGAAGGAGATTACTGATGATTCCGAAACATTGAAAGGGGCTGCTGCTACAAGATGGCCACTGCAGCCTCCATTATTCCTACCAGTAAACCCTCCTGCACAATCAGCCTACACAGAGTTGGATGCAATTCGATCCATCCTTCAGGATAGTGAGAGGGTTATTGGGAGGTTGCAGAAGCAGGAGGATAGTATGGCACAGGAAGTAACACAAAGAGCTAAGGATCTTCGAGATAAGGAGTTCAAGCTTCCATATCAGAAGCCGATGCCCTGTTTGGCTGAGAACGATGCTTGGTTGGCATGCTACAAGGAGCATCCCAAGGACTTACTGAAATGTGCCCCTCTGGTTAGAAACTTTGAAAGCTGTATTCGCAGAGCTAGGCAGCAAGTGAGTCCAGCAGAGTAA
- the LOC109011286 gene encoding protein ODORANT1-like: MGRQPCCDKLGVKKGPWTAEEDKKLINFILTNGQCCWRAVPKLAGLRRCGKSCRLRWTNYLRPDLKRGLLSEAEEQLVIDLHARLGNRWSKIAARLPGRTDNEIKNHWNTHIKKKLLKMGIDPVTHEPLHEKQPFSEETPSNAIHLQESSGNQSVQENDSIINSDDNSSSSPTENCSSDESLLLDNICNNESLVNSLWLDEAPLVDAATWENHPIGENMICNMGLPSLEENCAWLLDCQDFGIHDFGFDCFNDIDQLNVLNTLDVGEKQY; encoded by the exons ATGGGGAGGCAACCTTGCTGTGACAAACTTGGGGTAAAGAAAGGCCCATGGACGGCTGAGGAAGACAAGAAACTCATCAACTTCATCCTCACCAATGGCCAGTGCTGTTGGCGTGCGGTCCCGAAGCTCGCCGGGCTCCGACGCTGCGGCAAGAGTTGCCGTCTTCGTTGGACAAATTATCTTCGCCCTGACCTAAAGAGGGGCCTTCTCAGTGAAGCTGAAGAACAATTGGTTATTGATCTTCATGCACGTCTTGGCAACAG gTGGTCCAAGATTGCAGCCAGATTGCCTGGAAGAACTGATAACGAGATTAAGAACCACTGGAACACCCATATCAAGAAAAAGCTTCTTAAGATGGGAATTGATCCTGTCACTCATGAACCACTTCATGAAAAACAACCATTTTCTGAGGAAACACCATCAAATGCTATTCACTTGCAAGAATCATCTGGCAACCAATCTGTGCAGGAAAATGACAGCATCATTAACTCAGATGACAACTCTTCAAGCTCCCCAACCGAAAATTGTTCAAGTGACGAGTCCCTTTTGTTAGACAACATTTGCAACAATGAATCTTTAGTGAACAGCTTGTGGCTAGACGAAGCTCCCCTAGTTGATGCTGCAACGTGGGAAAACCATCCTATTGGAGAAAATATGATCTGTAACATGGGCTTGCCATCCTTGGAGGAGAATTGCGCCTGGTTATTGGATTGTCAGGACTTCGGGATTCATGATTTTGGTTTCGACTGTTTCAACGATATTGATCAACTAAACGTGTTAAACACATTAGACGTGGGAGAAAAGCAGTACTAG